One segment of Cottoperca gobio chromosome 24, fCotGob3.1, whole genome shotgun sequence DNA contains the following:
- the LOC115004034 gene encoding cysteine-rich protein 2-like gives MASKCPKCDKTVYFAEKVSSLGKDWHKFCLKCERCNKTLNPGGHAEHDGTPYCHKPCYAALFGPKGVNIGGAGSYVYDAPVNEAPAAVSMETDAKPEGEKKAPARGPVKAASFSSFSGGPNICPRCNKTVYFAEKVSSLGKNWHRPCLRCERCSKTLAAGSHAEHDGQPYCHKPCYAVLFGPKGVNTGGVGSYIYDEPEAEAQP, from the exons ATGGCgtcaaaatgtccaaaatgcGACAAGACGGTGTATTTCG CGGAGAAGGTGTCGTCTTTGGGGAAAGACTGGCACAAGTTCTGTCTGAAATGTGAGCGCTGCAACAAGACGTTGAATCCAGGAGGCCACGCTGAG CACGACGGGACGCCTTACTGTCACAAGCCCTGCTACGCCGCCCTCTTTGGACCCAAAG GCGTGAACATCGGCGGAGCCGGCTCCTACGTGTACGACGCTCCCGTCAACGAAGCCCCTGCCGCCGTTTCCATGGAAACAGATGCCAAAccagagggggagaaaaaagcCCCCGCACGGGGACCAGTGAAGG CTGCAAGCTTCTCATCTTTCTCCGGAGGACCCAACATCTGCCCCAGGTGCAACAAGACGGTTTATTTCG ctgagaAGGTGTCttctctggggaagaactggcaCCGGCCCTGTCTGCGCTGTGAGAGATGCAGTAAGACTCTGGCGGCCGGCAGCCACGCAGAG CATGATGGACAGCCGTACTGCCACAAGCCGTGCTACGCTGTGCTGTTCGGGCCCAAAG gtgtgAACACTGGAGGTGTCGGCAGCTACATCTACGACGAGCCTGAAGCTGAGGCTCAGCCCTGA